A single region of the Pseudorhodoplanes sp. genome encodes:
- a CDS encoding ABC transporter permease translates to MRKSRRQREEESRERTRRERLLRAALPVLALALGFVVWDLVVRLKGLPPYVLPGPALVFKTLIDDWSILFASLLSTLNTTFQGLALALFGGVGLAILFNQSRLVEYSLYPYAVILQVTPVVAIAPLLLIYLPQHAAVLACAWIVAFFPVLANTTLGLNSVDRNLAELFRLYGASRWQVLWELKLPAALPYILGGLKIAGGLSLIGAVVAEIAAGSAGAGSGLAYRIAESGYRLNIPRMFAALLLLSVTGIVIFALLSWLSHLLLRRWHESAAEQDA, encoded by the coding sequence ATGAGAAAGTCTCGGCGCCAGCGGGAGGAGGAAAGCCGCGAACGCACCCGCCGCGAGCGGCTGCTGCGCGCCGCGCTTCCCGTGCTTGCGCTGGCATTGGGTTTTGTCGTCTGGGACCTGGTCGTGCGGCTCAAGGGTTTGCCACCTTATGTGCTTCCGGGCCCGGCGCTGGTTTTCAAGACTCTGATCGACGACTGGAGCATACTGTTCGCGTCGCTGCTCTCGACATTGAACACGACTTTCCAGGGACTGGCGCTGGCGCTGTTCGGCGGGGTCGGTCTCGCGATCCTGTTCAACCAGTCGCGGCTGGTCGAATATTCGCTTTACCCCTATGCGGTGATCCTTCAGGTCACGCCGGTGGTCGCGATTGCGCCGCTCTTGCTGATCTATCTGCCGCAGCATGCCGCAGTGCTGGCCTGCGCGTGGATCGTCGCCTTCTTTCCGGTGCTGGCGAATACGACGCTGGGCCTGAATTCGGTCGACCGCAATCTGGCTGAACTGTTTCGGCTTTACGGGGCGTCGCGCTGGCAGGTGTTATGGGAGTTGAAGCTTCCGGCGGCCCTGCCCTACATCCTGGGCGGTCTCAAGATCGCCGGCGGGCTGTCGCTGATCGGCGCGGTGGTTGCCGAGATCGCCGCCGGCTCGGCCGGCGCCGGCTCCGGGCTCGCCTATCGCATCGCTGAATCGGGCTATCGCCTGAACATCCCGCGCATGTTCGCGGCTTTGCTGCTGCTGTCCGTCACCGGCATTGTCATCTTCGCGCTGCTGTCGTGGCTCTCGCATCTGCTGCTGCGGCGCTGGCATGAGAGCGCCGCCGAGCAGGACGCATAA
- a CDS encoding CHASE domain-containing protein, whose translation MNSRRTSGLAAMPKGILAVLAAGGIVLSLLMARVDTQQYRAIERLRIGEAVDAHFTEVTDYLTTRENLAATIARLFRPPPLSAPRPLAQLGTKILALAPDISSMGWLPQVGPKQVEDAVRSMRASGLESAAIRGADGKPVDVQNIERQLYPIIDVVPDSARSVIGLDVATLPERLAAIRQAQQTRAVARTAPTPLRQDEGSRAFVLYAPVFGDDDGFLGVIGFGYKIEELIGGALSTKRGNLQFSVRVVSMNDNQTLFESPKNGLVDANAQDITSMQRTSTFGGRDLTFVYSVQRNLTRESLLRGMWVAVAGFCLTGAAILFLGFMANRAAALAQEVASRRDAEDRLKIVIHELNHRVRNVMTVAQAVVRLSFTSGYNLADVQKTCEGRLQALSNAMTLLTASDWRSVGLRQLITDDIIPFAERITVSGPDISLRPRAAQTFALLFYELATNAAKHGALSMPLGQVHLTWTIDHTAEEPLFKMTWRETGGPPVNAPSRRGFGELLVRRIAPRDVAGRSTVNYNSEGFQYELEAPLKELIDPKGDKPA comes from the coding sequence ATGAATTCGCGTCGCACCTCCGGACTTGCCGCTATGCCAAAGGGCATCCTGGCCGTGCTCGCGGCCGGCGGAATCGTGCTGTCGCTGCTCATGGCGCGGGTCGATACCCAGCAATATCGCGCAATCGAAAGACTGCGAATTGGCGAAGCGGTCGATGCCCATTTCACGGAAGTGACCGACTATCTGACCACGCGCGAAAATCTGGCCGCTACCATTGCGAGGCTGTTCAGGCCGCCTCCCTTATCGGCGCCGCGGCCGCTGGCGCAGTTGGGCACGAAAATTCTGGCGCTGGCCCCCGATATATCTTCCATGGGGTGGCTTCCGCAGGTTGGCCCGAAACAGGTCGAAGATGCGGTGCGTTCGATGCGCGCATCCGGGCTGGAGAGCGCCGCAATCCGCGGCGCTGACGGCAAGCCCGTTGACGTGCAGAATATCGAACGGCAACTCTATCCGATCATTGATGTTGTTCCTGACAGCGCACGCTCGGTCATCGGGCTTGATGTTGCGACATTGCCCGAACGGCTGGCCGCCATCCGGCAGGCACAGCAGACACGCGCGGTCGCCCGCACCGCGCCTACCCCTCTAAGACAGGATGAAGGCTCGCGCGCATTTGTTCTTTATGCGCCGGTCTTCGGCGATGATGACGGTTTTCTTGGCGTCATCGGCTTTGGCTACAAGATCGAGGAACTGATTGGCGGAGCGCTGAGCACAAAGCGCGGCAACCTGCAGTTCAGCGTGCGTGTGGTATCGATGAACGATAACCAGACATTGTTCGAAAGCCCAAAGAACGGACTTGTCGACGCGAATGCGCAAGACATCACGTCCATGCAGCGCACAAGCACTTTCGGCGGGCGTGACCTGACGTTTGTCTATTCTGTTCAGCGCAACCTCACACGTGAGAGTCTGCTGCGCGGAATGTGGGTGGCGGTCGCGGGATTCTGCCTCACCGGTGCCGCCATTCTATTCCTGGGATTCATGGCGAATCGGGCGGCGGCGCTGGCGCAGGAAGTGGCATCGCGGCGCGATGCGGAAGACCGCCTGAAGATCGTCATCCACGAACTCAATCATCGTGTCCGCAACGTGATGACGGTCGCGCAGGCGGTTGTACGGCTGAGCTTCACCTCCGGCTACAATCTTGCGGATGTGCAGAAAACCTGCGAGGGCCGTCTACAGGCGCTGTCGAATGCGATGACGCTGCTCACCGCCAGCGACTGGCGCAGCGTCGGCCTGCGGCAACTTATCACCGACGACATCATTCCTTTCGCGGAACGCATCACCGTCAGCGGTCCGGATATCTCGTTGCGCCCGCGTGCGGCGCAGACTTTCGCCCTGCTATTCTATGAACTCGCAACAAATGCCGCCAAGCACGGTGCGCTGTCGATGCCGCTTGGACAGGTGCATTTGACATGGACGATCGACCATACCGCCGAAGAACCGCTGTTCAAAATGACCTGGCGCGAAACCGGCGGCCCGCCCGTCAATGCGCCAAGCCGGCGCGGTTTCGGCGAGCTGCTGGTGCGGCGCATCGCCCCGCGCGACGTGGCCGGTCGCAGCACGGTCAATTACAACAGCGAAGGGTTTCAGTACGAGCTGGAAGCGCCCTTGAAGGAACTGATCGATCCGAAGGGGGACAAACCCGCATGA
- a CDS encoding uroporphyrinogen-III synthase — MRILITRPVDEAQRTANRLRTLGHETVIAPLLRIELISDAPLGRGPWSAIVMTSGNAARALMAHALCSDIIALPVFAVGRQTAAAAKVAGFSEVISSDGDSGDLVRLISKRMPHRDRPLLYLAGSDVARNLAGDLAKDGVKVETVVLYRATAANAFTEEVQLAMREGGIDGVLHYSRRSSAIFVACGQSGELLSEIKALTHFCLSQRAAEPLREIGATDIRIARRPDEEALIELLLHF, encoded by the coding sequence GTGCGGATTCTGATCACGCGCCCGGTCGACGAAGCGCAACGCACGGCAAACAGATTACGCACGCTCGGACACGAAACGGTGATCGCGCCGCTGCTGCGCATCGAGCTGATCAGCGACGCCCCATTGGGCCGCGGACCCTGGAGCGCCATCGTGATGACCAGCGGCAATGCGGCGCGCGCGCTGATGGCGCATGCACTTTGCTCGGATATCATCGCGCTGCCGGTTTTTGCCGTTGGCCGCCAGACCGCCGCAGCGGCGAAAGTGGCGGGATTTTCCGAAGTGATCTCGTCAGACGGCGACAGCGGCGATCTGGTCCGCCTGATCAGCAAGCGGATGCCGCATCGGGATCGGCCGCTGCTCTATCTCGCGGGGAGCGATGTCGCCCGCAACCTTGCCGGTGATCTGGCAAAGGACGGGGTCAAGGTTGAGACGGTTGTGTTATATCGCGCCACGGCGGCGAATGCTTTCACCGAGGAGGTACAGCTCGCCATGCGCGAAGGCGGCATCGACGGCGTTCTGCACTATTCCCGCCGCAGCAGCGCAATCTTTGTCGCGTGCGGACAATCCGGCGAGTTATTGTCCGAGATCAAAGCCTTGACGCATTTCTGTCTGTCACAACGCGCAGCAGAGCCGCTGCGCGAGATAGGCGCGACAGATATTCGCATCGCGCGCCGGCCTGACGAGGAGGCGTTAATCGAGCTTTTGCTGCATTTTTAA
- the hemC gene encoding hydroxymethylbilane synthase, with protein sequence MVQSSATSVLRLGTRGSPLALAQARMTQAQLAAAHGFAPEAVEICVIRTTGDRIQDRSLAESGGKGLFTKELEEALLAGEIDFAVHSSKDMPTVLPEGLALVACLEREDPRDVLVSRIAKSVADLPRGARLGTASLRRQAMAKRLRPDFKVEILRGNVETRLRRLDAGDFDATLLALAGLRRLGLEHAATAILDTDDFLPAVGQGAIVLEAREKDERTRQHLAAIDHADTSIALTAERAFLAVLDGSCRTPIGGHAIIDGSQIRFRGMILKPDGSECHETTRDGGVADAAALGADAGAELKRRGGARFFVQG encoded by the coding sequence ATGGTGCAATCCTCCGCCACTTCCGTTCTGCGTTTGGGCACGCGCGGCTCGCCGCTGGCGCTGGCGCAGGCGAGGATGACGCAGGCGCAGCTTGCGGCCGCACACGGATTTGCGCCCGAAGCCGTTGAAATCTGCGTCATTCGCACGACCGGCGACCGTATTCAGGACCGCTCACTCGCCGAGTCGGGCGGGAAGGGGCTGTTCACCAAGGAACTGGAAGAGGCCCTGCTGGCCGGCGAGATCGATTTCGCCGTGCATTCCTCCAAGGACATGCCGACCGTGCTGCCCGAAGGGCTGGCGCTGGTCGCGTGCCTTGAACGCGAAGATCCGCGTGACGTGCTGGTGAGCCGTATCGCCAAATCCGTCGCCGATCTTCCGCGCGGCGCCCGACTGGGAACCGCATCGCTCCGCCGGCAGGCCATGGCCAAGCGGCTGCGCCCCGACTTTAAGGTCGAGATTCTGCGCGGCAATGTCGAGACGCGTTTGCGCCGCCTCGATGCGGGCGATTTCGACGCCACCTTACTGGCGCTGGCCGGGCTGCGGCGGCTGGGCCTGGAACACGCGGCGACGGCGATCCTCGATACCGACGATTTTCTTCCCGCGGTCGGGCAGGGCGCCATCGTGCTTGAAGCGCGCGAGAAAGACGAGCGGACGCGGCAACATCTCGCCGCGATCGATCACGCCGATACGTCGATTGCGCTGACGGCCGAACGCGCGTTCCTCGCTGTGCTCGATGGGTCCTGCCGCACGCCGATCGGCGGGCACGCCATCATCGACGGATCGCAAATCCGATTTCGCGGCATGATCCTGAAACCGGACGGCAGCGAATGTCACGAGACAACGCGGGACGGCGGGGTCGCCGATGCGGCCGCGCTCGGAGCGGATGCCGGCGCTGAATTGAAGCGGCGCGGCGGTGCCCGCTTCTTTGTGCAGGGATAG
- a CDS encoding ABC transporter substrate-binding protein codes for MPFKICRLAGAILTAWVLSGTAAQSLDKVSFGTNWVAQAEHGGFYQAVADGTYRKYGLDVTIVPGGPNVNNRILLPVGKIDFFMSANTLQSFDAVEQKIPTLIVAAMFQKDPQVLLAHPGQGIETFDDLKKLTLFISKEGIASYYQWMKREFGFTDKQVKPYTFNPQPFLADKRSAMQGYVTSEPYAIETVGKFKPKIFLVADQGFNAYSTLIETRRDLVEKKPDIVQRFVDASIIGWTIYLYGDNRAANALIKRDNPEMDDARIAYSIAKMKEYGIVDSGDTEKLGIGAMTDARIKAFYDKMVRAGVVKANIDYKKSYTLQFVNKGVGVNLRPK; via the coding sequence ATGCCTTTTAAGATTTGCCGCCTCGCCGGCGCCATCCTGACCGCTTGGGTGCTGTCGGGCACAGCCGCGCAATCGCTCGACAAGGTGTCGTTCGGCACCAATTGGGTGGCGCAGGCCGAACACGGCGGTTTCTACCAGGCGGTCGCCGACGGCACCTACAGGAAATACGGCCTCGACGTCACCATCGTGCCGGGCGGTCCGAATGTGAACAATCGCATTCTGCTGCCGGTCGGCAAGATCGATTTCTTCATGAGCGCGAACACGCTGCAGTCTTTCGACGCGGTCGAGCAGAAGATTCCGACGCTCATTGTCGCGGCCATGTTCCAGAAGGACCCGCAGGTGCTGCTGGCGCATCCGGGTCAGGGCATTGAGACATTCGATGATCTGAAAAAGCTGACGCTGTTCATCTCCAAGGAAGGCATCGCCAGCTACTACCAATGGATGAAGCGGGAATTCGGATTCACCGACAAGCAGGTGAAGCCTTACACTTTCAATCCGCAGCCTTTTCTTGCCGACAAGCGCAGCGCCATGCAGGGCTATGTGACGTCCGAACCTTATGCCATCGAGACAGTCGGCAAGTTCAAGCCGAAAATTTTTCTGGTCGCGGATCAGGGCTTCAACGCCTATTCGACGCTGATCGAAACGCGCCGTGATCTCGTGGAAAAGAAGCCCGACATTGTGCAGCGCTTCGTCGATGCTTCGATCATCGGCTGGACCATTTATCTCTACGGCGACAACAGGGCGGCGAATGCGCTGATCAAGCGCGACAACCCGGAGATGGATGACGCGCGCATCGCCTATTCGATCGCGAAAATGAAGGAATACGGCATTGTCGATTCCGGCGACACGGAGAAGCTCGGCATCGGCGCCATGACCGACGCGCGCATCAAGGCTTTCTATGACAAGATGGTGCGTGCCGGCGTCGTGAAGGCGAATATCGATTATAAAAAATCCTACACGCTGCAATTTGTGAACAAGGGCGTGGGAGTCAACCTGCGACCGAAATAG
- a CDS encoding MFS transporter — MASHSGQRDTIVETDIPARLDRLPWSRFHTLVVVALGVTWILDGLEVTLAGALSGALKESPVLQFSNIDIGIAGSVYLAGAVLGALFFGWLTDRLGRKKLFFITLSVYLTATAATALSWNIWSFALFRFLTGAGIGGEYAAINSTIQELVPARVRGWTDLVINGSFWVGAAIGAVAAIVLLDAAVIDPEIGWRLAFLIGAALGLVVFLMRMWIPESPRWLMTHGRVDEAEAIVAGIEKRSGVQPSPAAQPTVRLRTRFFTPLSEVFETLFNTHRSRAYVGLALMAAQAFFYNAIFFTYALMLTDFYGIAASHVGWYILPFATGNFLGPVFLGRLFDTIGRRRMIAFTYIVSGLLLAVSGYLFMLGWLTALTQTIAWMIVFFFASAAASSAYLTVSETFPLETRAFAIAVFYAVGTGIGGVIGPSVFGLLIETGSRASVFAGYAFAALLMIAAAIVALRYSVNAERKPLESVARPLAFTD, encoded by the coding sequence ATGGCATCACATTCAGGTCAGCGCGATACCATCGTCGAAACCGACATTCCGGCGCGCCTTGACCGCCTTCCCTGGAGCCGTTTTCACACGCTTGTCGTCGTTGCGCTGGGCGTCACGTGGATTCTCGACGGACTGGAGGTGACGCTGGCAGGCGCGCTGTCCGGCGCGCTTAAGGAAAGCCCGGTTCTGCAATTCAGCAATATCGATATCGGTATCGCAGGAAGCGTTTATCTGGCCGGCGCAGTTCTCGGCGCCCTGTTCTTCGGGTGGCTGACCGACCGGCTAGGACGAAAGAAGCTCTTCTTCATCACCCTGTCCGTGTATCTGACCGCCACGGCCGCGACCGCGCTGTCCTGGAATATCTGGAGCTTTGCTCTGTTTAGGTTTCTCACCGGTGCCGGCATCGGCGGCGAATACGCCGCCATCAATTCCACGATCCAGGAGCTCGTGCCGGCGCGGGTGCGCGGCTGGACCGATCTTGTCATCAACGGCAGTTTCTGGGTGGGTGCGGCGATCGGCGCCGTGGCCGCGATCGTGCTGCTCGATGCGGCGGTGATCGATCCGGAAATCGGTTGGCGTCTCGCCTTCCTGATCGGCGCGGCGCTTGGCCTCGTTGTCTTCCTGATGCGGATGTGGATACCGGAAAGCCCGCGCTGGCTGATGACGCATGGCCGCGTGGATGAAGCGGAAGCCATCGTCGCCGGAATCGAAAAACGGTCCGGTGTGCAGCCCTCGCCGGCGGCGCAACCGACAGTCCGCTTGCGCACGCGCTTCTTCACGCCGCTGTCCGAAGTGTTCGAGACGCTGTTCAACACGCATCGCAGCCGCGCCTATGTCGGTCTCGCCTTGATGGCGGCGCAGGCGTTTTTCTACAACGCGATCTTTTTCACCTATGCGCTGATGCTCACGGATTTCTACGGGATCGCCGCCAGTCATGTCGGCTGGTACATCCTCCCCTTTGCTACCGGAAATTTTCTCGGGCCGGTCTTTCTCGGCCGTCTGTTCGACACCATCGGACGCCGGCGCATGATCGCATTTACCTACATCGTGTCGGGCCTTCTTCTGGCGGTGAGCGGCTATCTGTTCATGCTCGGATGGTTGACGGCATTGACTCAGACCATTGCCTGGATGATCGTTTTCTTCTTTGCGTCGGCCGCCGCGAGCTCCGCTTACCTGACCGTCAGCGAAACCTTTCCGCTGGAAACCCGCGCCTTCGCCATCGCCGTCTTCTATGCCGTCGGCACCGGCATCGGCGGTGTTATCGGACCGTCTGTCTTCGGCTTGCTGATCGAAACCGGCTCCCGCGCCAGCGTTTTCGCCGGCTATGCCTTCGCCGCCTTGCTGATGATTGCCGCGGCCATTGTCGCGCTTCGCTATTCGGTCAATGCGGAGCGCAAGCCGCTGGAGAGCGTGGCGCGTCCGCTCGCCTTCACGGATTGA
- a CDS encoding hydroxyacid dehydrogenase, with protein sequence MSDIVITEFMQKEAIDELLAGFDVHYDKTLVDNPEKIPPLLSDARALIVRNRTKVTKAILEAAPRLECVGRLGVGLDNIDLSACKARGITVYPAIGANEVTVAEYVMGAILVMMRKGVYAATEGVLAGKWMRNELMGRDLSGKQLGLIGYGNNARKTAFRALAFDMNVVAYDPNVPASDAAWTHRIGVVTKADLDPLIATSDVISLHLPVTPQTKNLIDAKAIGRMKRGALLVNPARGGIVDEAAVVEALKSGQLGGAMLDVFVNEPLSAETAAPFKDAPNLLLSPHVAGVTVESDDRTNRITAENVRRHLTKA encoded by the coding sequence ATGAGCGACATCGTCATCACCGAATTCATGCAAAAAGAAGCGATCGACGAGCTTCTCGCCGGTTTTGACGTCCACTACGACAAGACGCTGGTCGACAATCCGGAGAAGATTCCACCGCTGCTGAGCGATGCGCGTGCGCTGATCGTTCGCAATCGCACCAAGGTCACCAAGGCCATTTTGGAAGCCGCGCCGAGGCTCGAATGCGTCGGGCGCCTCGGCGTCGGCCTCGACAATATCGATCTCAGCGCCTGCAAGGCGCGCGGGATCACGGTCTATCCGGCGATCGGCGCGAATGAGGTTACGGTCGCCGAATATGTCATGGGCGCGATCCTGGTGATGATGCGCAAGGGCGTCTATGCCGCGACGGAAGGTGTGCTGGCCGGCAAATGGATGCGCAACGAGCTGATGGGGCGCGATCTCTCCGGCAAGCAGCTCGGCCTGATCGGCTACGGCAACAACGCGCGCAAGACCGCGTTTCGCGCGCTCGCCTTCGACATGAATGTCGTCGCCTACGATCCGAACGTGCCGGCGAGCGATGCCGCCTGGACGCATCGCATCGGTGTCGTCACCAAGGCCGACCTCGACCCGCTGATCGCAACGTCGGACGTGATCTCGCTGCACCTGCCGGTGACGCCGCAGACAAAGAACCTGATCGACGCCAAGGCGATCGGCCGCATGAAGCGCGGGGCGCTGCTGGTCAATCCCGCGCGCGGTGGCATCGTCGACGAAGCCGCCGTCGTGGAGGCGCTGAAATCCGGTCAGCTCGGCGGCGCCATGCTCGATGTCTTTGTCAATGAGCCGCTGTCGGCCGAGACCGCGGCGCCCTTCAAGGACGCTCCCAACCTGCTGCTCAGCCCGCATGTGGCGGGCGTCACGGTCGAATCCGACGACCGCACCAATCGGATCACCGCGGAGAATGTCCGCCGGCATCTGACCAAGGCGTGA
- a CDS encoding heme biosynthesis HemY N-terminal domain-containing protein has product MIRVALYLVLVGLLALGVAWFADRPGEVAVTWQGLRIETSVTVTVVAFVALLAVSILLWSILRGIVRSPRQISEFWRRRRSGQGHLAITRGLLAVGAGDAGLARKYADEAKRLASQEPLTLLLGAQAAQLSGDRAAAERSFREMTERDETRLLGLRGLYVEAQRRDDIAGAHLYAEEAARLDPSLPWAGQAVLQIRSARGDWAGALDIVERNRTSGAIDKDTYRRQRAVLLTAQAMASEETDRDAAKSAVLEAVKLAPDLVPAVALAVRFLSEAGDIRKASRMLENAWRTQPHPDLADAYIHVRLGDSARERLARAKRLNEKAPLNTEGAIALARAAIDAREFIQAREALFPYLDQPTQRIAVLMANLEHAEFGDEGRAREWTARALRAARDPRWTADGIVSERWMPVSPVSGRIDAFEWKVPLAEIAQESPALDLALDLPKEAPILVEEKPVAPPLAAEPAPEAAAAPSAPVSSADNRPARAAARPRNDDIVLPTVPAPDDPGPDPDLEREPVPEPVTSGWRRFFTW; this is encoded by the coding sequence ATGATCCGCGTCGCACTTTATCTTGTTCTGGTCGGGCTCCTCGCGCTCGGCGTCGCCTGGTTTGCCGATCGACCGGGTGAGGTTGCAGTCACCTGGCAAGGCCTGCGCATCGAGACCTCGGTCACGGTGACGGTCGTGGCCTTTGTCGCCTTGCTGGCCGTGTCCATCCTGCTGTGGTCGATCCTGCGCGGCATCGTGCGCTCGCCGCGCCAGATTTCCGAATTCTGGCGCAGGCGGCGCAGCGGGCAGGGGCATCTTGCCATCACCCGGGGATTGCTGGCGGTCGGCGCAGGCGATGCCGGTCTGGCGCGGAAATATGCGGATGAAGCAAAGCGGCTCGCATCGCAGGAGCCGCTGACCTTGCTGCTCGGCGCGCAGGCGGCGCAATTGTCCGGCGACCGCGCGGCGGCCGAGCGCAGCTTTCGCGAGATGACGGAGCGGGACGAGACACGCCTGCTCGGGTTGCGCGGCCTCTATGTCGAGGCGCAGCGCCGCGATGACATCGCCGGCGCGCATCTTTATGCGGAGGAAGCCGCGCGGCTCGATCCGTCATTGCCCTGGGCGGGGCAGGCGGTGCTGCAAATCCGCTCGGCACGAGGCGACTGGGCCGGCGCGCTGGATATTGTCGAGCGCAACAGGACAAGCGGCGCCATCGACAAGGACACCTACCGGCGCCAGCGGGCGGTGCTGTTGACCGCGCAGGCGATGGCCTCTGAGGAAACCGATCGCGACGCGGCAAAATCCGCCGTGCTGGAAGCGGTCAAGCTCGCGCCCGATCTGGTGCCGGCGGTGGCGCTGGCGGTGCGGTTTCTGTCCGAGGCGGGCGACATCCGCAAGGCGTCGCGCATGCTGGAGAATGCCTGGCGGACGCAGCCGCACCCCGATCTCGCGGATGCCTATATTCATGTGCGGCTCGGCGATTCGGCGCGCGAGCGCCTCGCGCGCGCGAAGCGGCTGAATGAGAAAGCGCCGCTTAACACGGAAGGTGCCATCGCGCTGGCGCGTGCGGCCATCGATGCGCGCGAATTCATACAGGCGCGCGAAGCGTTGTTTCCCTATCTCGATCAGCCGACGCAACGCATCGCCGTGCTCATGGCCAATCTGGAGCATGCTGAATTCGGCGACGAAGGCCGCGCTCGCGAATGGACCGCGCGCGCCTTGCGCGCCGCCCGCGATCCGCGCTGGACGGCGGACGGCATCGTGTCGGAGCGCTGGATGCCAGTGTCACCGGTCAGCGGGCGCATCGACGCCTTCGAATGGAAGGTGCCACTGGCGGAGATTGCACAGGAAAGCCCCGCCCTCGATCTTGCGCTTGATCTGCCAAAAGAGGCGCCGATCCTTGTCGAGGAAAAGCCTGTCGCTCCGCCGCTTGCCGCGGAGCCGGCTCCGGAAGCTGCAGCGGCGCCTTCCGCCCCTGTTTCATCGGCCGACAATCGTCCGGCGCGAGCCGCCGCTCGGCCCCGCAATGACGACATCGTGCTTCCCACGGTGCCCGCGCCTGACGATCCTGGCCCCGACCCAGATCTGGAACGGGAACCGGTTCCGGAACCGGTGACGTCCGGCTGGCGGCGGTTTTTCACGTGGTGA
- a CDS encoding ABC transporter ATP-binding protein, which yields MVSLQGVDKIFANRVTALRGTSFNVRRREFVSLLGPSGCGKSTALRILAGLSEPSAGDVVWHDERQGAPGAIGFVFQESTLMPWATVAANVYLPLKLTGVGVVQARPQIAQALQRVGLSDFAKAYPRELSGGMKMRVSIARALVTQPQLLLMDEPFAALDEITRFKLNNDLLALWHASDQTVVFVTHSVFESVFLSNRVLVMTPRPGRVFAEIDIDAPYPRAESFRTSAEYAALCRRVSDALAQAMAGDKAA from the coding sequence ATTGTGTCGTTGCAAGGCGTCGACAAGATCTTCGCCAATCGCGTCACCGCCTTGCGCGGCACCAGTTTCAATGTCCGGCGCCGGGAATTCGTGTCGCTGCTCGGTCCGTCCGGCTGCGGCAAGTCCACCGCCTTGCGCATCCTGGCCGGCCTGAGCGAGCCGTCGGCAGGCGATGTCGTCTGGCATGATGAGCGGCAGGGCGCGCCGGGCGCGATCGGTTTCGTATTCCAGGAGTCGACCCTGATGCCCTGGGCCACCGTCGCAGCGAATGTCTATCTGCCGCTGAAGCTGACGGGTGTCGGCGTCGTACAGGCGCGGCCGCAGATCGCGCAGGCCTTGCAGCGTGTCGGCCTGTCGGATTTCGCCAAGGCCTATCCCCGCGAACTGTCGGGCGGCATGAAGATGCGCGTCTCGATCGCGCGCGCTCTGGTGACGCAGCCGCAATTGCTGCTGATGGATGAGCCCTTCGCCGCGCTGGACGAGATCACGCGGTTCAAGCTCAACAACGATCTGCTGGCGCTGTGGCACGCGTCGGACCAGACAGTGGTGTTCGTCACCCATTCGGTCTTCGAATCGGTGTTCCTGTCGAACCGCGTTCTGGTCATGACGCCCCGCCCGGGCAGGGTCTTTGCCGAGATCGACATCGATGCGCCCTATCCGCGCGCTGAATCGTTCCGCACATCGGCGGAATATGCAGCCTTATGCCGGCGCGTGTCGGACGCGCTGGCGCAGGCTATGGCCGGAGACAAGGCGGCATGA